From the genome of Streptomyces sp. NBC_01317, one region includes:
- a CDS encoding LysR family transcriptional regulator, giving the protein MQFQQLLYFVAVAETRHFTRAAERVHVSQPSLSQQIRALEKELGAELFSRARGNVTLTDAGEALLPLARRILADSETARLEVQELAQLRRGRVRLGAPPSLCTGLLPEVLLAFHELHPGIELLIEENGSHDLVRALARGDLDLALVVLPLPAPSPALTTVELLHEDLVVVSSASAPPPRRPLRIADLADQPLVMFRHGYDLRDLTVAACRAEGFEPSFVVEGGEMDAVLGFVRAGLGVAVVPSMVAGRTRELRVTPLARPGLSRTVALAHRSDVAPPRAARELERVLLSTRTGARMSAGTAASR; this is encoded by the coding sequence ATGCAGTTCCAGCAGTTGCTCTACTTCGTCGCCGTCGCCGAGACCAGGCACTTCACCCGCGCCGCCGAGCGGGTCCACGTGTCCCAGCCGTCCCTGTCGCAGCAGATCAGGGCGCTGGAGAAGGAGCTGGGCGCCGAGCTGTTCAGCCGGGCCCGGGGCAATGTCACGCTGACCGACGCCGGCGAGGCGCTGCTGCCGCTCGCCCGGCGGATCCTGGCCGACTCCGAGACGGCCCGTCTGGAGGTCCAGGAGCTGGCCCAGCTGCGGCGGGGCCGGGTCAGGCTGGGCGCCCCGCCCAGCCTCTGCACCGGCCTGCTGCCCGAGGTGCTGCTGGCCTTCCACGAGCTGCATCCGGGCATCGAGCTGCTGATCGAGGAGAACGGCTCGCACGATCTGGTACGGGCGCTGGCCCGCGGCGACCTCGATCTGGCGCTGGTGGTCCTGCCGCTGCCGGCCCCCTCCCCCGCGCTGACCACCGTCGAGCTGCTTCACGAGGACCTGGTCGTGGTCTCCTCGGCGTCCGCGCCCCCGCCGCGCAGGCCGCTGCGGATCGCCGATCTGGCGGACCAGCCGCTGGTGATGTTCCGGCACGGCTACGACCTGCGCGACCTGACCGTGGCCGCCTGCCGGGCCGAGGGGTTCGAGCCGTCGTTCGTCGTCGAGGGCGGCGAGATGGACGCGGTCCTGGGCTTCGTACGGGCCGGTCTCGGGGTCGCCGTCGTCCCGAGCATGGTCGCCGGGCGGACCCGCGAGCTGCGGGTCACGCCGCTCGCGCGGCCGGGACTGAGCCGTACGGTCGCCCTCGCCCACCGCAGCGACGTGGCGCCGCCCCGGGCGGCCCGGGAGCTGGAACGGGTCCTGCTCTCCACCCGTACGGGAGCCCGGATGTCCGCCGGGACCGCCGCGTCGCGCTAG
- a CDS encoding putative bifunctional diguanylate cyclase/phosphodiesterase: MMMPAQETAGATSDPDGLEDRLRRLATIWSRAIFPASATSLTRTEFEALLLPLARELSGALRARHFDPAPAGGVGAALVAAHCTDPEALGRTLGVVDAYLVLYCGTETLPADEARARCARLQHALAAGFAQALRERTLAEQEAIARSALTARSHAEQALHATEVRFRAVFDDAAIGIGIADLDGNMLEVNDTLIQMFGGLEHHVRSRNVSEWVHPEDVPQVWRMYGELVRGEREHFRCEKPFYRNDGTVLWTNLTVSLLRDAEGAPQYQLALMEDTTERRLLNLRLRYEATHDALTGLPNRTLFFERLEKTLAAPDGSRFGLCYLDLDGFKAINDSLGHSAGDRLLVEVADRLQSCATAPGEMVARIGGDEFVALTTGHASCGEVADLASRILGVLATPIRLDGREFTVRGSIGIVEGPVAGRAPAEVLRSADITMYRAKAAGGNRFELADAEADARAITRHGLTTALPAALERGEFFIEYQPLVHLDDGTVHGAEALVRWLHPQHGILGPDRFIPLAEHTGLIVPLGRWVLEQSVRQAKEWQDQLPEGAVGRPLRINVNLSPTQLHHPGLVAETVEVLERIGLAPGALCLEVTESALIGADEDLLKPLRQLAEMGVDIALDDFGTGYSNLANLRRLPVSVLKLDRSFTQGMQQHPADPVDLKIVEGIVSLAHSLDLAVTVEGVETGAQADHLRRLGCDTAQGWFYARPGPPEHLHRLSLLDAV; this comes from the coding sequence GTGATGATGCCGGCGCAGGAGACAGCGGGAGCCACGTCGGACCCGGACGGCCTGGAGGACAGACTCAGACGGCTGGCGACGATCTGGAGCCGGGCGATCTTCCCGGCCAGCGCGACGTCGCTGACCCGGACCGAGTTCGAGGCGCTCCTCCTCCCGCTCGCACGGGAGTTGAGCGGCGCGCTGCGCGCGCGCCACTTCGACCCCGCGCCCGCCGGAGGCGTCGGCGCGGCCCTGGTCGCGGCGCACTGCACGGACCCCGAGGCCCTCGGCCGTACGCTCGGCGTCGTCGACGCGTACCTGGTGCTCTACTGCGGTACGGAGACGCTGCCCGCCGACGAGGCCCGGGCCCGGTGCGCCCGGCTCCAGCACGCGCTGGCCGCCGGGTTCGCCCAGGCGCTGCGCGAGCGGACCCTCGCCGAGCAGGAGGCCATCGCGCGCTCGGCCCTCACCGCCCGCAGCCACGCCGAGCAGGCGCTGCACGCCACCGAGGTCCGGTTCCGCGCGGTCTTCGACGACGCCGCCATCGGCATAGGCATCGCCGACCTCGACGGCAACATGCTGGAGGTCAACGACACCCTCATCCAGATGTTCGGCGGGCTCGAACACCACGTCCGCAGCCGCAACGTGAGCGAGTGGGTCCACCCGGAGGACGTCCCCCAGGTCTGGCGCATGTACGGCGAGCTGGTGCGCGGCGAGCGGGAGCACTTCCGCTGCGAGAAGCCCTTCTACCGCAACGACGGCACGGTCCTCTGGACCAACCTGACCGTCTCGCTGCTCCGGGACGCGGAGGGCGCGCCGCAGTACCAGCTCGCGCTGATGGAGGACACCACCGAGCGCCGGCTGCTCAACCTGCGGCTGCGCTACGAGGCCACGCACGACGCCCTGACCGGACTGCCCAACAGGACCCTGTTCTTCGAGCGTCTGGAGAAGACCCTCGCCGCGCCGGACGGGAGCCGCTTCGGGCTCTGCTACCTCGACCTCGACGGCTTCAAGGCCATCAACGACAGCCTCGGCCACTCGGCGGGCGACCGGCTGCTGGTCGAGGTCGCGGACCGGCTCCAGAGCTGTGCCACGGCCCCGGGCGAGATGGTGGCGCGGATCGGCGGCGACGAGTTCGTGGCGCTGACCACCGGACACGCCTCGTGCGGCGAGGTGGCCGACCTCGCCTCCCGTATCCTCGGCGTGCTCGCCACCCCGATCCGGCTCGACGGCCGGGAGTTCACGGTCCGGGGCAGCATCGGCATCGTGGAGGGCCCGGTCGCCGGGCGCGCCCCCGCCGAGGTCCTGAGGAGCGCGGACATCACCATGTACCGCGCCAAGGCGGCGGGCGGCAACCGCTTCGAGCTGGCCGACGCCGAGGCCGACGCGCGCGCGATCACCCGGCACGGGCTGACCACCGCGCTGCCCGCGGCCCTGGAGCGCGGCGAGTTCTTCATCGAGTACCAGCCATTGGTGCACCTGGACGACGGTACGGTCCACGGCGCGGAGGCGCTGGTGCGCTGGCTGCACCCGCAGCACGGCATCCTCGGGCCCGACCGGTTCATCCCGCTCGCCGAGCACACCGGGCTGATCGTGCCGCTCGGCCGCTGGGTGCTCGAACAGTCCGTACGGCAGGCCAAGGAGTGGCAGGACCAGCTGCCCGAGGGGGCCGTCGGCCGGCCGCTGCGCATCAACGTGAACCTCTCGCCCACCCAGCTCCACCATCCGGGGCTGGTCGCCGAGACGGTCGAGGTGCTGGAGCGGATCGGCCTGGCGCCGGGGGCGCTCTGCCTGGAGGTCACCGAGTCGGCGCTGATCGGTGCCGACGAGGACCTGCTCAAGCCGCTGCGCCAACTCGCCGAGATGGGCGTGGACATCGCGCTGGACGACTTCGGGACCGGCTACTCGAACCTGGCGAACCTGCGCAGGCTGCCGGTGAGCGTGCTCAAGCTGGATCGTTCTTTCACGCAGGGCATGCAGCAGCATCCGGCGGACCCGGTCGACCTGAAGATCGTCGAGGGGATCGTCTCGCTCGCGCACAGCCTCGACCTGGCGGTGACGGTGGAGGGCGTGGAGACCGGCGCGCAGGCGGACCATCTGCGCCGGCTGGGCTGCGACACCGCGCAGGGCTGGTTCTACGCGCGCCCGGGACCGCCGGAGCATCTGCACCGCCTGTCGCTGCTGGACGCGGTCTAG
- a CDS encoding SAM-dependent methyltransferase gives MERPAWAPQGIDISVPSVSRIYDYYLGGSHNFEVDRDAARKAMEFMPGLPKIMKANRAFMRRAVKFALDNGVDQFLDIGSGIPTYGNVHEVAQAADPAARVLYVDHDPVAVAHSQAVLTGVDHAAVVSADLRKPAQILTSREAAGLLDLDRPVALLLVAVLHFLEDADDPYGAVAELRDALAPGSLIVLTHASYEGIPVPKEQAGGAVGVYRTIRNPLVMRSQEETARFFDGFEMVEPGLVAMPDWRPDSPADQEDPYAYSGFAGVGRKA, from the coding sequence ATGGAGCGTCCCGCCTGGGCCCCGCAGGGCATCGACATATCGGTGCCGAGCGTTTCCCGCATTTACGACTACTATCTGGGCGGTTCGCACAATTTCGAGGTGGACAGGGACGCCGCGCGCAAGGCAATGGAGTTCATGCCGGGGCTGCCCAAGATCATGAAGGCGAACCGCGCGTTCATGCGCCGCGCGGTCAAATTCGCCCTGGACAACGGTGTCGACCAGTTCCTCGACATCGGCTCCGGCATTCCGACCTACGGGAATGTCCATGAAGTCGCCCAGGCCGCCGACCCCGCCGCCCGGGTGCTCTACGTCGACCACGACCCGGTCGCGGTCGCCCACAGCCAGGCCGTCCTCACCGGGGTCGACCACGCCGCCGTCGTGAGCGCGGACCTCCGCAAGCCCGCCCAGATCCTCACCAGCCGCGAAGCCGCCGGACTGCTCGACCTGGACCGGCCGGTGGCCCTGCTCCTCGTCGCCGTCCTGCACTTCCTGGAGGACGCGGACGACCCGTACGGCGCGGTCGCCGAGCTGCGGGACGCCCTCGCGCCGGGCAGCCTGATCGTCCTCACCCACGCCTCGTACGAAGGCATCCCGGTCCCCAAGGAGCAGGCGGGCGGCGCCGTCGGCGTCTACCGCACCATCCGCAACCCGCTGGTGATGCGGTCGCAGGAGGAGACGGCCCGGTTCTTCGACGGGTTCGAGATGGTCGAACCCGGCCTCGTGGCCATGCCCGACTGGCGCCCCGACAGCCCCGCCGACCAGGAGGATCCGTACGCCTACTCGGGCTTCGCCGGAGTGGGACGCAAGGCGTGA
- a CDS encoding SCO0930 family lipoprotein, with protein MNTWRNASLAVTAVAVLALTTACGQEQGTTTNGAPVGAAAAAGDDYGSDAYGSDAAAKTDATAAGQLAVWDSKELGEVVTDSEGFTLYRFDKDTASPPKSNCEGDCEKAWPVVSAEGAKAPAGVDPALLGEVARADGTKQLTIAGWPMYRYAQDESPGDANGQGVGGTWFASAPDGKKAAPADDVTVADLPGLSVRKDPQLGDIIVDSKGMTVYRFKKDSAWPMKSACTGACLDKWPVVAPVDKNDTEGIIEKGFVTFDRPDGIKQQSIDCWPVYTFAGDKKPGDTNGQGVGGTWYAVSPQAKLVGAPK; from the coding sequence ATGAACACCTGGCGGAACGCCTCGCTCGCGGTGACCGCGGTGGCCGTACTGGCCCTGACGACGGCGTGCGGTCAGGAGCAGGGCACCACCACCAACGGAGCGCCGGTCGGAGCCGCCGCGGCGGCCGGGGACGACTACGGTTCCGACGCCTACGGTTCCGACGCGGCGGCCAAGACCGACGCCACGGCGGCCGGTCAACTCGCCGTGTGGGACAGCAAGGAGCTCGGCGAAGTCGTCACCGACAGCGAGGGCTTCACGCTCTACCGCTTCGACAAGGACACCGCCAGCCCGCCCAAGTCGAACTGTGAGGGCGACTGCGAGAAGGCCTGGCCCGTCGTGTCCGCCGAGGGCGCCAAGGCCCCGGCCGGCGTCGACCCGGCCCTGCTGGGCGAGGTCGCGCGCGCCGACGGCACCAAGCAACTCACCATCGCCGGCTGGCCGATGTACCGCTACGCCCAGGACGAGAGCCCCGGCGACGCCAACGGCCAGGGTGTGGGCGGGACCTGGTTCGCCTCCGCCCCCGACGGCAAGAAGGCCGCGCCGGCCGACGACGTCACCGTTGCCGACCTGCCGGGACTTTCGGTCCGCAAGGATCCCCAGCTCGGCGACATCATCGTGGATTCCAAGGGCATGACCGTCTACCGGTTCAAGAAGGACTCCGCGTGGCCCATGAAGTCGGCCTGCACCGGGGCCTGCCTCGACAAGTGGCCGGTTGTCGCCCCCGTCGACAAGAATGACACCGAAGGGATCATCGAGAAGGGTTTTGTGACCTTCGACCGGCCCGACGGAATCAAGCAGCAGAGCATCGACTGCTGGCCCGTCTACACCTTCGCCGGCGACAAGAAGCCGGGTGACACCAACGGCCAAGGCGTAGGCGGCACTTGGTACGCGGTCTCGCCGCAGGCAAAGCTGGTCGGAGCGCCGAAGTAG